Within the Echinicola sp. 20G genome, the region ATTGGAATAGTAAAGTCTATCTCCATTTTTATATTCTCGGCTGGAGCTTACTTCTGCCCCATCATAGATGTGGCCATTCTCACCCAATCGATCAAATTCATAAAGCATATACCTTGTTCCTACTTGAGTACCTCTTCCACTCCCCATATTTCTACCATAGGAGACCCTTGCTTTTAAGCCTTCCAAGAATGGCATTTCATATTCGGCGTATAAATTGACACTCATATTCTGGTCCCGATTGGTAGCCAGGTTATTCAATTCCTGAATTTCATAATAATGATATTGGGCCAAGGAACTTGTACCTGGAATTCTTACTGCATTACCATTTACATAAGGAGGAATATAGCGAGGAGCCAATAAGAGGTTTCTGTAATCGTTCTCATCATTTTCCCCTCCTATTTTATTAAAAGTCTTGGTTCGGTCGGAATAATAACCAGCTACTTGTAACCCTGCTTTTAAATTTTCCATTACTTCAATGTCAGCTCCAGCCCTGAAGTTCCATCGATCATAGTCCAAGGTACTTAGGTTACCATCTTGGGTAAAATAAGAAGCACTGGCAAAATAGCTGGCTTTGGCCGTGCCGCCGCTAACATTCAAGTTGTGTCTCTGTGTAGAAGCTGAAGACCAAGCATCCTCCAACCAATCATAATCGATTGTTCTGAAATAGTCCAGTTCATCCTGGGAGAAAAATCGATCACTGTCGTCAGCATTGGCATCAGCGCCGTAAGGACCATTCATGATGTTATAGTACATACCAAAATCATATGCACTGAGCATCTTGGTTCTATAAGCTTCATCATTCACCCCATATGAGCCACTATAGCTGAACCTAGGCTTGCCATCTCCACCTCTTTTGGTAGTGACAATAATGGCTCCATTCGCTCCCCTGGAACCATAAATGGCAGCAGAAGCATCTTTCAAGAAGGAAATACTTTCGATTTCCGCTGGATCCAAGTTGTTAAACCTTGTGGCGTCATTGCTTCCATCTGCTGCAATTTGGATGATTCCGTCAATGACATAAAGTGGAGCTGTACTGTTTCCATCCTTAGCCAAAGATTCTGGATTTCTCAATCGGATAGAAGCCTGAGAACCTGGACGCGTATTTCCACCACTTACTCCAACACCTAGCACCCTTCCGGCTAATGCAGAACTGATATCTCCAGTAGGAAGGTCTTCTATTTCTGACGCATCAATGGTCTCCACCGCGCCAGTCAAATGAGACTTTTTCAACTCTCCATAACCTACCACAACGACCTCTTCTAGGGAGTTATCATCCAACACCAAAGTCACATCAATGGTACTTTGATTATCTACTACCACTTGCTTCTTTTCAAATCCTATAAAGGAAAACTGTAGTGTTGCTCCTTCATCTGCATCAATGGAATAGTTTCCGTCTGCATCTGTTACCGTACCTTTATTGGTACCTAAAATGGTAACTGCTGCCCCTGGAAGTGGCTCACCGTCTTCATCGATTACCTTTCCAGTAATCGTTACCCTGGCTACTGCCTTGATCACTTGTGGCGTATTTTGTTGAGCAGATTTGACGCTGATTCGGTCATTTACCTGCTGAAAAGAAAGCCCATGGGAAGCAGCCACCTGATATAGTATTTTCTCTAGTGACTCATTTTTTGCTTGAAGACTTACAGGTGGTTTTTGGTTTACCACGCTTTTGTCATAGACAAATGAAAAATCTGTTTTTTGTTTCAATACTGAAAAAAGTTCTTCCAAGGAGGCATCCTGTAAACTCAGGGACACCATTACTTCCTTCAGGTCCTTAGGACTTTGGCTTTCTAAGCCATTGGCATGCAGTGTACCCAGAAAGAATACCTGCAATACAAGCCCGATCAAGCAAAACCTGCCGACTTTGTAAAGGCTGTATAAATGTTTTTTCATAATCATTGGTCTTTTGGTTAATTGTTAATTCACTTTTCAGCTTTTGGTCTCTGAAAACCAATGCTGAAACAGTTGTTCATTGGATACTAATTGTTGTTTTGGGTTAGGTTATCATACTGACTAAATGCTAGTTAAACTCGATAAAAACTTGTTTCTCTTGGATCTCAAAATCAAAATGAAATGAATAGGCAATGCTTCTAAGCACATTTTCCAGGTTGTCCTTATGGAACTCTCCTGAAACCTTATTTGAAGAAGACGAGGCTCCTTCTACTGCGATCTCCACTCCGTACCATCTTTCCAAAGAGGTAACTACCTCCTGAAAAGGAATATCATCAAAGGTCAAAATTCCTTCTGTCCACAAGAGCGCTTTCTCCATATCAAATTTTCCTTTGACAAAAGCTTCTTGGGTAACATAGGCTTGCTCTCCTTGCGTCAAAAAAAACCTGTCCTTTTCTGCCTCATTTTGTCTCTGTAGTTCTACTTTCACTTTCCCTTCTACCAATTTGACGCGGACTCCTTCTTCTGGAAAAGCTGTTACATTAAAGGCTGTTCCCACTGCTTCGGTCACCAAGTCTCCACTGTAAACCCTAAAGGGCAAAACAGTATCCTTGGCCACTTCAAAAAATGATTCTCCAGAAAGAAAAATGTCACGGTGGGTCTCACCAAAACCAGTTTGGTATTGTAACTCACTGGCTGAATTCATAATGACGATAGAGCCATCTGGTAAGCGCACTTTTTTCTTCTCACCTGGCAAAGCTTGTTTGCTGGTCCAAGCTATTTCAGCTTCTTGCAAATTTTCTTTTCCTAAGAAAATTCCACTGTTTCCGATAATCACCGCCCCTACTACCATTACCAAAAGGATCATAGAAACTTTCAGCCAAATAAAACGAGGTCTGTTGATAAAGTATTCCTCAGAGATTCTTGTGGTAGACTCATTATTTTCAGGGGTATCTATTTGGGAATTGATGACAGCCAATAAATCCATTTGACCTGACTCGCTCCAATCTTCTTCCTCTTCCTCCAAGGCCAATAAAATTTCCTTGGCTTCATATAACATGTCTGCTTTATCAGCATGGTCCTTAAGCCAAGTTTCCCAGAACAAGCTCCTCATCGCTCCTTTGCTGAACACCCAGCTGCGAAAAGAACTGTCTTCCAAAAAATCCTCTATATGTTCAAATTGTTTTTTCAAGTCTTCTTCCTTTATCTAACTATAAGGGGAGCGGACTTCTAAAATCTCATCAAGGTTTTGTGAAAAAAATTTGAATTTTA harbors:
- a CDS encoding TonB-dependent receptor, with the translated sequence MKKHLYSLYKVGRFCLIGLVLQVFFLGTLHANGLESQSPKDLKEVMVSLSLQDASLEELFSVLKQKTDFSFVYDKSVVNQKPPVSLQAKNESLEKILYQVAASHGLSFQQVNDRISVKSAQQNTPQVIKAVARVTITGKVIDEDGEPLPGAAVTILGTNKGTVTDADGNYSIDADEGATLQFSFIGFEKKQVVVDNQSTIDVTLVLDDNSLEEVVVVGYGELKKSHLTGAVETIDASEIEDLPTGDISSALAGRVLGVGVSGGNTRPGSQASIRLRNPESLAKDGNSTAPLYVIDGIIQIAADGSNDATRFNNLDPAEIESISFLKDASAAIYGSRGANGAIIVTTKRGGDGKPRFSYSGSYGVNDEAYRTKMLSAYDFGMYYNIMNGPYGADANADDSDRFFSQDELDYFRTIDYDWLEDAWSSASTQRHNLNVSGGTAKASYFASASYFTQDGNLSTLDYDRWNFRAGADIEVMENLKAGLQVAGYYSDRTKTFNKIGGENDENDYRNLLLAPRYIPPYVNGNAVRIPGTSSLAQYHYYEIQELNNLATNRDQNMSVNLYAEYEMPFLEGLKARVSYGRNMGSGRGTQVGTRYMLYEFDRLGENGHIYDGAEVSSSREYKNGDRLYYSNQNFLSTQTNFTLNYANDFGLHSVSGLFSIERAEAESSQEDVWKEEPTSFTNGQFSTAFGNIDGRTTGSESGSMGYVGRLNYSYADKYLAEFLFRSDASTKFAPENYWGKFYSLSAGWIISKENFFNSSWIDFLKVRYSAGMLGRDEMRAWQWRQRYTFQNGKGGVFGGNSDSSTGMKMEASPNRDATWSDEFKNNFGVDARFLDERLSAVVEAYYNKETNKLMERTGNVPVTVGGTVAAENFGEINYYGFELGLGWSDSKGAFRYGIDMRYGRANNKVIVGNFNDVDEMYPWRPSAGQPTDLGTWGYDYLGMFKTQSDIDAYVEQYDIQQVFGTVADDLKPGMLYYRDIRGPLQADGTFAGPDGIIDENDQVQLEKPNASQGIGTTLKLGYKGFNLNAVISTQWGGWYEYDARKALHQNISRTYQSVPAYWGDIYDPDLNPNGEFPNPYWGDISLTPRSEFWRINSFRMFIRNINVSYSIPKHIADKLKISNARAFLTVLNPVSFYNPYGYKSSVGGSWDSYPVLRTYSLGLNLSL
- a CDS encoding FecR family protein: MKKQFEHIEDFLEDSSFRSWVFSKGAMRSLFWETWLKDHADKADMLYEAKEILLALEEEEEDWSESGQMDLLAVINSQIDTPENNESTTRISEEYFINRPRFIWLKVSMILLVMVVGAVIIGNSGIFLGKENLQEAEIAWTSKQALPGEKKKVRLPDGSIVIMNSASELQYQTGFGETHRDIFLSGESFFEVAKDTVLPFRVYSGDLVTEAVGTAFNVTAFPEEGVRVKLVEGKVKVELQRQNEAEKDRFFLTQGEQAYVTQEAFVKGKFDMEKALLWTEGILTFDDIPFQEVVTSLERWYGVEIAVEGASSSSNKVSGEFHKDNLENVLRSIAYSFHFDFEIQEKQVFIEFN